aataaataaaaataaaaactctatAAAATCAATGCCTAATATACTCGCTTGATGGGCTTTATCATAActctaattttgaattaaaaaaatttgatcctCTATTTCTAAGAGGtcgtttgattttaattttactcgcttgataaactttattacaaatttaaaaatcacaaactttaatttttaaatatttcaaatactctagattatatattatagtattattaaattaatataaaatatataaatatagttaaagtttaactttttgaagaataatcattgttttcacataatttaacatGCTATCAGAATAAGAGCTtataatctatatttatatcCATACAttatttcttataaaatttaccAAATGGCAATTTCTTTTCACCCTTACCTCCTCTCCCCTTCCCACTCTCTAATTGCTTCGCCTTTTTACCCCCATCTCCGTCTAATGCTTCGTCTTTTTACCCGCTCATTTTCTAATTAATGcgtttatataatttattgttatCTAAACAAATCGctttcacaaaaaaaagagtaaaataaaaaatctcttcatatatagtttttttttctcacactATTTGCATTTATTGATGTCTCATggcaaatcaaaaaattttaaaattttttactttatcaatcttctattttttataatattagtcCGCCGTAATGCGCAGATAACTTTActagtattatttaatttttttttatttaattaagccCATGTCTTGGATTTATTAAAAATCTTATCCagacgtaaaaaaaaaaaatattaaacataaaataaataaatactgaacTCTACTATTTTTAGTTTCTAAAGATAAACTCGATCTTACCTACTTACATTTAATTGCCGTCCGCTTCTTAAACAGACCTGTACTCCACAAGATGAACTAATGCTATGTATAGttcttatagaaaaaaaaatcccaattagcctccttttaaaaaaattcctaaCCTAGGCTACTtttgatatatagaaaataaaaagataactttaatagtatttatatgCTAACttggagagagaaattttttttctctctctcctctcaccctactaataatttaaaaaatattaatttttaaaataataatattattaaaattaatattttaataataataataaatattatatatttgaatttttttgaaagatagcaTGATGCTAtctcttcatttattttttagaaaataaatcttGCGAAATATTAATAATTCAAACTCAGGACTTTCAAATAAGACCAACCCATAATTTAACACTTGTACtaaatactagtaataataataataaattatcattCAGTAATAATAATgtcattattattaaatattaatttttaattattgttattattataaaaagtaattgagagaaaagagagagaaattttctctctcctaattaacatataaatgcttttaagtcatttttattttctaatccatcaaaagaaggctagattaggatttttttttaagaagaaaGCTAgattgggaatttttttttctcaataagGCTAGATGTGGCATTAGTTCCGGCAAGATGGTGTGGATACgaaccaaacagggcctaagacACTTTAGAGGTTGCTTGAACCCAAAACTAGGCCATAAATCCGAATTTGATATTAAGGACCCACATCCAATTTTAATCGGGTTATCGGGTTATCGGGTTATCGGGTCTCTTAACTCCTCCATCTCAATCTCCACTCCTACATAAACTCTTAGCCCAACTCCCTTTCCTTCTCCTAAACTACTCCACTACCATGGTAGCGTCCTCCTCGCCAATGGCCACGGCAATCGCCGCGATCGCCGACGCCGCCTCGTGGTGCTGCGCCCTGGCGGTGGTGGCGCTGGTCGTCCTTTGCGCCCTCCGAGCGGGGCCTCCGACGGCGGCGGAATTGGCCGCCGTAGCCGACGAAGGAAGGCAATTTGATGCGGTATTGCGCGGCGCGAGGCTCGCGGAGAAGCGGCTGTGCGACGAGATATACGTGGTGGGAGAGGGGGAGACGCTGCACAGCATCAGCGACAAGTGCGGCGACCCGTTCATCGTCGAGCGCAACCCCCACGTCCACGACCCCGACGACGTCTTCCCCGGCCTCGTCATCAAGCTGATCCCCCACCAACATGTTTAACGgctctatatagagagagagagtgatagtatgtgaataatatttattatctattttttttatcatcatgtTACTATTATTTCACCTATCAGTACTTAATCCTAAGCATTTGATTGTACAAAAATAGAtagcaaatattatttttattttatcaaaagcATTTCAGCCacgttttatatatatatatatatatatatatatatatatatatatatatatatatatatagtatatagagaATTAGAGTACTTAAGAGGTTAATCATATATTACTGTCTAAGTTGTTAgaatgtaaataaaaatgtatataactTATCTGCCTCATAAACTATTTTAAGTCAGCTATTCaagctttcaaatttttaatttttttattctatctttcaatttatgtgatttgagttaggcttagtttggtattgaaatctatctaacgctattaaataaatggagttgaggaaaaagcatatagggatatacttctgcgttctccgatgggaccgcgaaaaatatatcgtaaccgactcatcgcgatatgcagaatgcaatattacgtacgaaaacaaacagggtatttttccatcgtcgtttctcaccgcacgtaatgcaatctttccgcaatcccaaacgaagccttagtcaGTTATATTTTGACCTCAAAATTTAGATTGATTACTTACTCTGCTGAATTTATTGGCACAAGAAATTTATAGAATATACCAACTAAATCTTTAGAAATAAACATTATATTCGAATTTTGAAGCTAAATTATCACAGAGAAACTCAGATCAAACAAATTGCAAGAttacataataaaattaaaattttcaaaaagttaGATAGTCAAATAAAAAGGTCAACAATTAAAGCATATAAGTTCTGTATGTTTACctaaaatatatgatattgAAGTATGATGAGTTTATACCTTAGATCTTTGTGATGTTTCTTTTGTTTAGATTATTTATGAGcagttttatattaatttttttaattttttttttgaaagacgGCGAGGAATAATCACTCAGCTagcttcattcattagaaaaCTGAACAGCTTAATTCattaaaacaaagaagaaattacaaggaaaataatatttttgtggAGAATTTTAACTCTCGCTGATTTGATCATCTTTTCGTCTTCTATTATCCTTTTTGGTCTCTGATATGAATTCTAATAAATGTCTCGTTTTGTTATTGCCATATAAAGTAATTTCTTTTGTGGGCTCCAAAAATTATAGGAGGTAGGAAttgggaggaagaggagaggtaGATTGAGAGTAATGAGTTGCTGAGTAAGCTAAGGTTAGTTCACCTACTCGCATCTAACATTATCAAGTGTTGGTTTCTAGTTGGAAAGTGGTGTAAATGATCCTGCGATTCccaataaacaataaaaatatacttaacACTTTCATTCACGTACACGATAGATTTAACACTAATGTAAAGTTGCTATGATGgagatttgaattcaaaaccTCACAATCCTGAATGATTTTAAAcagtttagaatatatatatattttttgagaataatgtagtatgctaccgcttcattcaataagaaGGTGAATTTAGCAAAAGGGTGAGACAACTaggcctcaaaaaaaaaaaaaaaaaaaaacactactacCTAGTACAATAAGAAAGCCAAAGGTTCCGGTATACTCGAATGTTCGATGGCAGTTGACTTGGGGAGCTCTTTTTGTcgaatatttttctattcctCTCTAACCAAATGGCCCACCAAGCCGAGGCGATTGTCGCTAATTCTCGCTCCCTCAGGGCCCCATCTTTACGACATCTCTCCTCCCAAAGACGGTCAACTGAGGTACAGTTAGAAATCACAGTTTAgaatttactaattaagaattagactactatactattaatagcatccgGCGCTTGATACTATTAGTTTTTTGGTTcttagatgaagggatgtgtggttaggatgatagaggtgctctagagttgagtgggtggttgtttaatagtataatctaattgATGGAAATAGTCAAATGGGCAGGTCTAACTGCATAATCAAACATTCGGTtttatcaatagtatagtaaccggagtctactaattattattattattatttttttgtagatACATAATTTATCTATTAGTTTGTTATTTTGACAGTTAGCTGTTGGAAAATTTATTCCTAATTTACATTATTAGTGTTATGTTGTTGTTTGGttgtttctttaaaaaaaaaaaacaaaactaagtTTTTATGGGATATGCACTATGgtggagaaatttttttttaataagatttGCATGGGAGATATGACAAGGAAAATTGGCTCTGGATAACC
This genomic interval from Ananas comosus cultivar F153 linkage group 8, ASM154086v1, whole genome shotgun sequence contains the following:
- the LOC109714448 gene encoding uncharacterized protein LOC109714448, producing the protein MATAIAAIADAASWCCALAVVALVVLCALRAGPPTAAELAAVADEGRQFDAVLRGARLAEKRLCDEIYVVGEGETLHSISDKCGDPFIVERNPHVHDPDDVFPGLVIKLIPHQHV